The following proteins come from a genomic window of Paramisgurnus dabryanus chromosome 19, PD_genome_1.1, whole genome shotgun sequence:
- the LOC135783549 gene encoding cyclin-dependent kinase 5 activator 1 produces MGTVLSLSPGPRKPGYYDDRPGSLSHYPSLSSRSLNTQKDRSLKRGHSIFLPALTWKRLVASTKKRSESKKTYPGGQGHFRAPLNNNSIYHKDPVLHLNHENVKKSLSCANLTNYECPAGLGLGMGFGIGYGKPQQISSVKKIPPVCTSSPKRVIVQASTSELLRCLGEFLCGRCYRLKHLSPADPVLWLRAVDRSLLLQGWQDQAFVTPANVVFVYMLCRDVVDGDLVSSEHDLQAILLTCLYLSYSYMGNEISYPLKPFLVETAKEAFWDRCLAIIDVTSTKMLRINADPHFFTQVFADLKSEGGCVMQDYSRVLDR; encoded by the coding sequence ATGGGTACCGTACTGTCTCTCTCTCCTGGTCCCAGGAAACCTGGTTATTACGATGATCGTCCCGGTTCCCTAAGCCATTATCCGAGCTTGAGCAGTCGCTCTCTGAACACTCAGAAAGATCGCAGTCTCAAACGCGGTCATTCCATCTTCCTCCCGGCTCTCACATGGAAGCGACTGGTGGCCTCAACCAAGAAGCGGAGTGAGTCCAAAAAAACCTACCCTGGAGGTCAGGGGCACTTCAGGGCTCCTCTAAACAACAATAGTATCTACCACAAGGATCCGGTCTTGCACCTCAACCACGAGAATGTGAAGAAGTCCCTGTCCTGTGCCAACCTCACCAACTATGAGTGTCCAGCAGGTCTGGGCCTAGGCATGGGATTCGGGATTGGCTACGGCAAACCGCAGCAGATTTCGTCTGTAAAGAAGATTCCACCCGTGTGCACGTCTTCGCCCAAGCGTGTGATCGTCCAAGCGTCGACCAGCGAGCTGCTTCGTTGCCTCGGTGAGTTTCTTTGCGGTCGTTGCTATCGCCTCAAGCACCTTTCCCCCGCTGATCCAGTTTTGTGGCTGCGGGCCGTGGACCGATCTCTCTTACTGCAGGGCTGGCAGGACCAGGCCTTCGTCACTCCAGCCAACGTGGTTTTTGTATACATGCTGTGCCGTGACGTGGTGGACGGTGACCTGGTGTCTTCAGAGCATGATCTCCAAGCAATCCTGCTCACCTGCCTCTACTTGTCCTACTCCTACATGGGGAACGAAATCTCGTATCCCCTCAAGCCCTTCCTCGTAGAGACGGCTAAAGAGGCGTTCTGGGACCGTTGTCTGGCCATTATCGACGTCACCAGCACCAAGATGCTGCGCATCAACGCAGACCCACATTTCTTCACACAGGTCTTTGCTGATCTAAAGAGCGAGGGAGGTTGCGTAATGCAGGACTACTCTCGAGTTTTGGATCGGTGA